AGCAATTCTCCAGATCTAAAAGGCAGTGTATTAGGCCAATCTACCGAGTATGTGGATGTGTATACACCGAGCTTGCTTTTCCCTATTGCACGCAAGCTAAATCGTGATGCTTTAAATATTGATGAAGCCGCACTCCCGTTTAAAGGACAAGACATTTGGACTGGTTACGAGCTTTCATGGCTTAATGCTAAAGGCAAACCACAAGTGGCTGTCGCCCTCTTTATTTTTGAATGTCAGAGCAGCCATATTATTGAGTCAAAGTCGTTTAAACTTTATTTGAATAGCTTTAACCAAACCCGATTTGAAAGCATTGAGGTAGTAAAACAGCACTTAATTGATGACTTATCAAGCGCGGTTAACAGCCCCGTAAAAGTAACCTTATATAAGGCTGATGAATTTAATTGCTTACCATGCACCCCCCTGCCTGGCGAATGTATTGATGACTTAGATATTGAAATTGATAATTACCATATTGACGCGCATTCGCTTAAATCACAACGTGATGAACTCGTAACTGAAACCCTGCATAGCCACTTACTAAAATCTAACTGCTTAATTACCTCGCAACCTGATTGGGCCAGCATTATTATTAGGTATACGGGAGAGAAAGTTTGCAGAGAGTCACTATTACGTTATTTAATTTCGTTCAGAACGCATAACGAGTTTCATGAACAATGTGTAGAGCGTATTTATAGCGATTTAACCACGCAGCTTAATATTAAAGAGCTAGAGGTTTACGCACGTTATACCCGCCGTGGTGGGCTTGATATAAATCCGTATCGCTCTACGCATTATAACGATACACCGTTCGCGGTTAAAATTAATCGTCAGTAAGTTTTTTACACTGGAATATGAGTGTTGAAAAAGGAGCCTTGGCTCCTTTTCTATTTGTATATTTAATTAATACCAATTCGCTTAATTAAGTGAGCTATTTTGAGGCTGGGAAAACGTGTTGATAGCTAGGCAAAAAAATTGCTATTTAACCTGAACTCTGGTTAAGAGATTTACTAACATATTGAATCATGGTGATATTTAAATTTATTTTCTCTAGCCAAAGATTTTCAGTGAAAACAAGGCGAATTTACGCGTCAATAGCTGGCCTATTGCAAGTAAATTCAACGCAGTTAGCGCTGAAAATAGCTGCTAGAGATAGATTTATTATCCAGAGTTCAGGTTATTTAGTTGTTCTCGGTAATTGCTCCTGCATTGCTCTACCTTCTGCATCCATGCAGTCGTAAATGAGAATTTTTTAACGCAGGTAGCGACACGTTTAGCCCCGCAAAATGATTAAGTATTATTGCGGATTGGTATAACTTCGCGCTTAGTGGGTATCGGCATGCCACACACATCAACGTAGTTATGTGCTTTAACAAACCAAGGTTCATTACGGTTTTTACGAGCACGGATCAAATCTTTAAACACCGGTGAATTTGTTTTCATTGCTTTAAAGATACTTTTATCGCTTTGGACATCGCCAAGCACTTGTATATTCGTAATTAGATTAAATGCTTTACCTTCAATTGGTGTACGCGCTAAACGGTTAAAATGCTCTATCCCTTCTAGCACTCGGCCGAACACCGTAATATTTTTATCAAGATAACGCGGCCCTTGCCCTATCGTTACAAAAAACTCCGTGCTCGCACTATTTATATCGTTATCGCGCGCCATTGCAAACACACCACTGCAGTGTACTTGCCATGTTTGCGTATGTGCTGAATTTTGAGCTACTGCAAAGCCGTTTAAAAAACCGGTAACTGGCGCATATCCGTCGCCATTTAGCTCAGTAATTAAAAGTGGTTTATTTGTTGTTAAATAAAACTCAGCAGGAACTGTTTTATCTGCCGTTTTAATTAACTTTTTACTCGAGCTATCGCCACCTTGTGCGACAAAACCTTCAACAAACCGATAAATGCTAGTATTTTTATAGAACCCTTCTCGCGCTAACTTTTTAATATTTTGAGTGTGCTTTGGGGCAAGCTGTTCATTAAGCTCAATATACGCATCGCCCGTTGGCAGCGTTATCTTTAAAATATTTTGCGCGTCAACTACTCGCCAGTCGTTATCTGTTGCACTGGCAACTACCTCACTCGCGCTCATTAAAGGTAACGATTGTTTAGTAACGTCCTTGTTATGTATTTGAGCGCAACCACTTAGTAAAGCGGCTAACAAAACCGACAATATCATTTTTTTCATCACTCACATCCTTAGAATTATTATTTTAGTTATTCCCAGTCAAATTTATATAGCACATCAACATTTTGATACAACCCACTGGTTATCTCTATATATAACTGTGAAAGTAATTGATAGCGCACAGCCACTTCACTCAATGAGTCAAAAATACCGACGCTATATTTTACTTGTAAACTAGGTGCAACATAACCTGATATTTCTACTTTGGTGTTATCGCCAGTACCCTTAGAGCTTAAGCTCACATCCGACAAACCAAACGTCTCACCCACCTTAGAAACCACCCCCTCACTTCGGCTCACACCTTGAGAAAGTAGCAGTTGTGTAAGCATAGCGTCGCTTGAGCTGTCACCTTCTCCTAGTGGTTGCCCATTAAGTAAATACGCAAGTGCTTGAGCTTGATCCATTGCAGGCTCAGAAAATATTTTAAGTGTTGGCTGCTTTATAGTACCTGTAAGGGTAACGCCTGCAATAACATCATTTGCAGTATTTTCTGGATTACGAATAGCTTTAATATTTAAGTATGGCTGCTCTATAGAGCCACTAAAGCCAATTTGACCTGTCCTTATTATTAAATCTTGTCCAAATGCTAAGTAAGTCCCTTCAATTAAATTAAGCTCACCAGTTGCAATCGTGGGCGCTCCCTGGCTCATTTTAATTGCTAAATCTCCAGCGACTCTTGATGCCAAACCAAAGGACTCTACTTTCAC
The window above is part of the Pseudoalteromonas aliena SW19 genome. Proteins encoded here:
- the queF gene encoding NADPH-dependent 7-cyano-7-deazaguanine reductase QueF (Catalyzes the NADPH-dependent reduction of 7-cyano-7-deazaguanine (preQ0) to 7-aminomethyl-7-deazaguanine (preQ1) in queuosine biosynthesis) produces the protein MTDYSNSPDLKGSVLGQSTEYVDVYTPSLLFPIARKLNRDALNIDEAALPFKGQDIWTGYELSWLNAKGKPQVAVALFIFECQSSHIIESKSFKLYLNSFNQTRFESIEVVKQHLIDDLSSAVNSPVKVTLYKADEFNCLPCTPLPGECIDDLDIEIDNYHIDAHSLKSQRDELVTETLHSHLLKSNCLITSQPDWASIIIRYTGEKVCRESLLRYLISFRTHNEFHEQCVERIYSDLTTQLNIKELEVYARYTRRGGLDINPYRSTHYNDTPFAVKINRQ
- a CDS encoding peptidylprolyl isomerase; translation: MKKMILSVLLAALLSGCAQIHNKDVTKQSLPLMSASEVVASATDNDWRVVDAQNILKITLPTGDAYIELNEQLAPKHTQNIKKLAREGFYKNTSIYRFVEGFVAQGGDSSSKKLIKTADKTVPAEFYLTTNKPLLITELNGDGYAPVTGFLNGFAVAQNSAHTQTWQVHCSGVFAMARDNDINSASTEFFVTIGQGPRYLDKNITVFGRVLEGIEHFNRLARTPIEGKAFNLITNIQVLGDVQSDKSIFKAMKTNSPVFKDLIRARKNRNEPWFVKAHNYVDVCGMPIPTKREVIPIRNNT